The following proteins come from a genomic window of Miscanthus floridulus cultivar M001 chromosome 2, ASM1932011v1, whole genome shotgun sequence:
- the LOC136536555 gene encoding uncharacterized protein, whose translation MQCKSSLGNDGYRDWKHINERLKEHKITVEHITNMNSWNELRTRLGKQETIDKELQQQISKEKERMRWKFLLDHIDGLTVKFLCNTRWESRIKSVVAIRYQAPQLRAALLALSEDRDVEPKDRSDAKNLFEVLGSFEFIFGMVIWHDVLFAVNKVSKKLQSPSMCIESTMQQIPGIMDYFKTYRNDGYASSKVNATEIASEMGVEPSFPVKRRALRKKHFDENNSEEALLEGEKEFKVSYFAVIIDMAVRSLKTRFQELESIWIFNEFSKLEGIGWS comes from the exons ATGCAG TGCAAGAGTTCATTGGGGAATGATGGGTATAGAGACTGGAAACATATCAATGAGAGGCTGAAGGAACATAAAATTACTGTTGAGCATATTACCAATATGAACTCATGGAATGAATTGAGAACTAGATTAGGCAAACAAGAGACAATTGATAAAGAGTTACAGCAGCAAATCTCCAAGGAGAAAGAGCGCATGAG ATGGAAATTTTTGCTTGATCATATTGATGGTTTAACTGTGAAATTTTTGTGCAACACACGTTGGGAGAGTCGTATTAAAAGTGTTGTAGCAATTAGATATCAAGCTCCTCAGCTAAGGGCAGCTTTACTTGCATTGAGTGAAGATAGAGATGTAGAACCAAAGGATAGAAGTGATGCAAAGAATTTATTTGAAGTACTTGGCAGCTTTGAATTTATATTTGGCATGGTTATTTGGCATGATGTTTTATTTGCTGTCAATAAAGTAAGCAAGAAGTTGCAGTCACCATCTATGTGCATTGAGTCTACCATGCAGCAGATACCAGGCATAATGGATTACTTTAAAACCTATAGAAATGATGGGTATGCTTCTAGTAAGGTCAATGCAACGGAAATTGCATCTGAAAtgggtgtcgagccatcgttcccAGTAAAGCGACGTGCTCTTAGAAAGAAGCATTTTGATGAAAATAATAGTGAGGAAGCACTCTTAGAAGGTGAGAAGGAATTTAAAGTTAGTTACTTCGCGGTTATAATTGATATGGCAGTCCGTTCATTGAAGACTAGATTTCAAGAATTGGAATCTATTTGGATTTTTAATGAGTTCAGCAAACTTGAAGGCATTGGATGGTCCTGA